Proteins co-encoded in one Ruegeria pomeroyi DSS-3 genomic window:
- a CDS encoding acetyl-CoA C-acetyltransferase, whose amino-acid sequence MTEAYIYDAVRTPRGKGRKDGSLHEVTSVRLSALTLNALKERNNLEGHAVEDVIWGNVTQVMEQGGCLARTAVLASDLDQSIPGLAINRFCASGMEAVNLAANQVRGGAGDAYIAGGVEMMGRVAMGSDGAAIAVDPSIAMETYFVPQGISADIIATEYGFTRDQADALAMESQRRAKEAWDEGRFAKSVIPVRDQNGLTILDHDEYMRPGTDMQSLGGLNPAFQMMGEQMPGFDKIAMLKYPHLERINHIHHAGNSSGIVDGAAGVLIGNKEFGEKYGLKPRARIKATAKIGTDPTIMLTGPVPVTEKILADNGMKIGDLDLFEVNEAFASVVLRFQQAFDVDPALVNVNGGSIAMGHPLGATGAIIIGTLLDELERRDLETGLATLCIASGMGAATIIERV is encoded by the coding sequence ATGACCGAAGCTTATATCTATGACGCCGTGCGCACCCCGCGCGGCAAGGGCCGCAAAGACGGCAGCCTGCACGAGGTGACCTCGGTGCGCCTCAGCGCGCTGACGCTGAACGCGCTGAAAGAGCGCAACAATCTCGAAGGTCACGCGGTCGAGGACGTGATCTGGGGCAATGTCACCCAGGTGATGGAACAGGGCGGCTGCCTGGCGCGGACCGCCGTGCTGGCCTCGGACCTTGACCAGTCGATCCCCGGCCTGGCCATCAACCGGTTCTGCGCCAGCGGCATGGAGGCGGTGAACCTGGCCGCCAACCAGGTACGTGGCGGCGCGGGCGATGCCTATATCGCCGGCGGGGTCGAGATGATGGGCCGCGTGGCCATGGGCAGCGACGGCGCCGCCATCGCCGTCGATCCCAGCATCGCAATGGAAACCTACTTCGTGCCGCAGGGTATCTCGGCCGATATCATCGCCACCGAATACGGCTTCACCCGCGATCAGGCCGACGCGCTGGCGATGGAAAGTCAGCGCCGCGCCAAGGAGGCCTGGGACGAGGGCCGCTTTGCCAAATCGGTGATCCCGGTGCGCGACCAGAACGGGCTGACCATCCTGGATCATGACGAGTACATGCGTCCGGGCACCGACATGCAGTCGCTGGGCGGCCTCAACCCCGCCTTCCAGATGATGGGCGAGCAGATGCCCGGCTTCGACAAGATCGCGATGCTGAAATACCCGCATCTGGAGCGGATCAACCATATCCACCATGCGGGCAACTCCTCGGGCATCGTGGATGGGGCCGCCGGCGTGTTGATCGGCAACAAGGAATTCGGCGAGAAATACGGGCTGAAGCCGCGCGCGCGCATCAAGGCCACCGCCAAGATCGGCACCGACCCGACCATCATGCTGACCGGCCCGGTGCCGGTGACCGAGAAGATCCTGGCCGATAACGGCATGAAGATCGGTGACCTTGACCTGTTCGAAGTGAACGAGGCCTTTGCCTCGGTCGTCTTGCGCTTCCAGCAGGCCTTTGATGTCGATCCCGCGCTGGTAAACGTCAACGGCGGCTCGATCGCCATGGGCCACCCGCTGGGCGCCACCGGCGCGATCATCATCGGCACGCTGCTGGACGAGCTGGAGCGTCGCGACCTGGAAACCGGTCTTGCAACGCTCTGCATCGCCTCCGGCATGGGCGCGGCCACGATCATCGAACGCGTCTGA
- a CDS encoding cupin domain-containing protein: MPKLDLDSIERRIGSVYPGRLNAAMDGRSSLRLGDAGGLSQFGVNLVRLEPGAKSSLRHYHMEQDEFVMVTEGALVLVDDQGEHPMVPGDCAAFPAGDPNGHQFVNRTDAPATFLVVGTRTPTETAYYSDMDMMVKQDASGFAFTRKDGSPLTADQIGDDNE, from the coding sequence ATGCCGAAACTGGACCTCGACAGTATCGAACGGCGTATCGGCTCGGTCTATCCGGGTCGGCTGAACGCGGCCATGGATGGCCGGTCCAGCCTGCGCCTGGGCGATGCCGGCGGGCTCAGCCAGTTTGGTGTCAACCTCGTGCGGCTGGAGCCCGGGGCGAAATCGTCGCTGCGCCATTACCACATGGAGCAGGACGAGTTCGTCATGGTGACCGAGGGTGCGCTGGTTCTGGTCGACGACCAGGGCGAGCATCCGATGGTTCCGGGCGACTGCGCCGCCTTTCCCGCTGGCGACCCGAACGGGCACCAGTTCGTCAATCGCACCGATGCGCCCGCCACCTTCCTTGTGGTGGGCACGCGGACCCCGACCGAGACCGCTTATTACAGCGATATGGACATGATGGTGAAACAGGATGCCTCGGGCTTCGCTTTCACCCGCAAGGATGGCAGCCCGCTGACGGCTGACCAGATCGGAGACGACAATGAGTGA
- a CDS encoding 3-hydroxyacyl-CoA dehydrogenase NAD-binding domain-containing protein, with product MSDFTLTKDADGVAFITWDAQGKSMNVMTREAFELVDSLVDQALADDEVKGIVITSGKSDFAGGMDLNTLAVIREEAGENPAQGLFDFVMGGHRIMRKLELAGMDPKTKKGGKPVACAINGTCAGIGTEIALACHHRVMTTNPKAKIGLPEILLGIFPGGGGTIRYSRMVGAMAAAPVLLEGKMMDPAKAKGAQMVDALADDPVAAAKEWVLNAKDADLVKPWDAKGYKMPGGAPYHPAGFMTFVGASAMVNGKTQGAFPAPKALLSAIYEGALVDFDTALRIEARWFTHVLMNPSSSAMIRSLFINKQALEKGAVRPKDIPDQRVKKLGVLGAGMMGAGIALVSAQAGMEVVLIDRDQAAADKGKAYTEAYLDKGMKRGKVTAEKKEAMLGLITATPDLDALKGCDLIIEAVFEDPGVKAEMTKKVEAIIPEDCIFASNTSTLPITGLAKASVRPEQFIGIHFFSPVEKMLLVEIIKGKETGPRAVAKALDYVRQIRKTPIVVNDARFFYCNRCIIPYVNEGARMITEGVSPVLIDNAARQLGFPVGPIQLTDETSIDLGAKIARATKAAMGNAYPESPADDLIFWMEELGRMGRKANAGFFDYDDKGKRTGYWQGLQDKYPLAEEQPDLIEVQERLMFAQVLEAVRALEEGVLEDIREGDVGAILAWGFAPWSGGPLSWIDIIGTPYAADRCDQLAAKYGERFACPPLLREMADKGQSFYGRFDPEAKSAA from the coding sequence ATGAGTGATTTTACGCTGACCAAGGACGCCGACGGCGTCGCCTTCATCACCTGGGATGCTCAGGGCAAGTCGATGAACGTGATGACCCGCGAGGCCTTTGAACTGGTTGACAGCCTGGTCGATCAGGCGCTGGCCGATGACGAGGTCAAGGGCATCGTCATCACCAGCGGCAAGAGCGATTTCGCCGGCGGCATGGACCTGAACACGCTGGCCGTGATCCGCGAGGAAGCGGGCGAAAACCCGGCCCAGGGCCTGTTCGACTTCGTCATGGGCGGCCACCGCATCATGCGCAAGCTGGAACTGGCGGGCATGGACCCCAAGACCAAGAAGGGCGGCAAGCCGGTGGCCTGCGCCATCAACGGCACCTGCGCCGGGATCGGCACCGAGATCGCGCTGGCCTGTCATCACCGGGTGATGACCACCAACCCCAAGGCCAAGATCGGCCTGCCCGAGATCCTGCTGGGCATCTTCCCCGGCGGCGGCGGCACCATCCGCTATTCCCGCATGGTGGGCGCCATGGCCGCGGCCCCGGTGCTGCTGGAAGGCAAGATGATGGACCCGGCCAAGGCCAAGGGTGCGCAGATGGTCGACGCATTGGCGGATGACCCGGTTGCCGCCGCCAAGGAATGGGTGCTGAACGCCAAGGATGCCGATCTGGTCAAACCCTGGGACGCCAAGGGCTACAAGATGCCCGGCGGCGCCCCCTATCATCCGGCGGGTTTCATGACCTTTGTCGGCGCCTCGGCCATGGTCAACGGCAAGACCCAAGGCGCCTTCCCCGCGCCCAAGGCACTGCTGAGCGCCATCTACGAGGGCGCGCTGGTCGATTTCGACACCGCGCTGCGCATTGAGGCACGCTGGTTCACCCATGTGCTGATGAACCCCTCCTCCTCGGCCATGATCCGCAGCCTCTTCATCAACAAGCAGGCGCTGGAGAAAGGCGCGGTGCGGCCCAAGGACATCCCCGACCAGCGGGTCAAGAAACTCGGCGTGCTGGGCGCGGGCATGATGGGCGCGGGCATCGCGCTGGTCAGCGCGCAGGCAGGTATGGAGGTCGTGCTGATCGACCGTGACCAGGCCGCCGCCGACAAGGGCAAGGCCTATACCGAAGCTTACCTCGACAAGGGGATGAAGCGCGGCAAGGTCACCGCCGAGAAGAAAGAGGCGATGCTGGGCCTGATCACCGCCACCCCGGATCTGGACGCGCTGAAAGGCTGTGACCTGATCATCGAGGCGGTGTTCGAGGATCCGGGCGTGAAGGCCGAGATGACCAAGAAGGTCGAGGCGATCATCCCCGAGGACTGCATCTTTGCCTCCAACACCTCGACCCTGCCGATCACCGGTTTGGCCAAGGCAAGCGTGCGGCCCGAACAGTTCATCGGCATCCACTTCTTCTCGCCGGTCGAGAAGATGCTGCTGGTCGAGATCATCAAGGGCAAGGAAACCGGCCCGCGGGCGGTGGCCAAGGCGCTGGATTACGTGCGCCAGATCCGCAAGACCCCGATCGTGGTCAATGATGCGCGTTTCTTCTACTGCAACCGCTGCATCATTCCGTATGTCAACGAAGGCGCGCGGATGATCACCGAGGGCGTGTCGCCGGTGCTGATCGACAATGCGGCGCGGCAGCTGGGTTTCCCGGTGGGTCCGATCCAGCTGACCGACGAAACCTCGATTGATCTCGGCGCCAAGATCGCGCGGGCGACCAAGGCGGCGATGGGCAATGCTTATCCCGAAAGCCCGGCTGACGACCTGATCTTCTGGATGGAAGAGCTGGGCCGGATGGGCCGCAAGGCCAACGCGGGCTTCTTCGATTATGACGACAAGGGCAAGCGCACCGGCTATTGGCAGGGCCTGCAGGACAAGTACCCGCTGGCCGAAGAGCAGCCCGACCTGATCGAGGTGCAGGAACGCCTGATGTTCGCGCAGGTGCTGGAAGCGGTGCGTGCGCTGGAAGAAGGCGTGCTGGAAGACATCCGCGAAGGCGACGTGGGCGCCATCCTGGCCTGGGGCTTTGCCCCTTGGTCGGGCGGCCCGCTCAGCTGGATCGACATCATCGGCACGCCCTACGCGGCGGATCGCTGTGACCAGTTGGCGGCGAAATACGGCGAGCGCTTCGCCTGCCCGCCGCTGCTGCGCGAAATGGCCGACAAGGGGCAGAGCTTCTACGGGCGTTTTGACCCCGAGGCGAAATCGGCGGCCTGA